One genomic region from Nostoc sphaeroides encodes:
- the blaOXA gene encoding class D beta-lactamase, with protein MKNILFRMWRSLGRYRTQAVIFTVIGCIAVLSVITFGAMYVVAQPASTSSERLTIKTPNLGRHFQEFGREGSILIYDSKNNRFYEHNPQRNVTAIAPASTFKIFNALVALEIGIVPDDVAVLTWDGIHREIDAWNHDTNLRQAFKDSTVWFYQVLARRAGYERMQQFINKVGYGNRQIGTAADIDRFWLQQQLLQITPKEQIKFLQRLYQGDLPFSQRTINLVKDIMIREQTPDYTLRGKTGWLTSTKPNIGWFVGYLEQNKNVYFFATTLDMDKAEDAPARIEITRRSLKDLGLLTQIN; from the coding sequence ATGAAAAATATCTTGTTTCGTATGTGGCGATCTCTTGGGCGTTACCGAACACAAGCTGTTATATTTACAGTTATTGGATGTATTGCTGTATTAAGTGTAATTACCTTTGGGGCAATGTATGTTGTGGCTCAACCTGCTTCAACCTCATCTGAACGTCTTACTATTAAAACACCAAATTTGGGGCGACACTTTCAAGAATTCGGGCGTGAAGGCTCAATATTGATTTACGATTCAAAAAATAACCGCTTCTATGAACACAATCCTCAACGTAATGTAACTGCGATCGCTCCAGCTTCGACATTCAAAATTTTTAACGCGCTGGTAGCTTTAGAAATAGGTATAGTCCCTGATGATGTGGCGGTTCTAACTTGGGATGGAATTCACCGAGAAATTGATGCTTGGAATCATGATACGAATTTGCGTCAAGCCTTTAAAGATTCAACTGTTTGGTTCTATCAAGTACTAGCACGTAGGGCTGGATATGAACGAATGCAGCAATTTATTAACAAAGTAGGTTACGGAAACCGTCAAATTGGCACAGCCGCAGACATTGATCGTTTTTGGCTACAACAGCAGTTATTGCAAATTACACCCAAAGAGCAAATTAAGTTTTTGCAACGGTTATATCAAGGCGATTTGCCTTTCTCCCAAAGGACAATAAATCTTGTCAAAGATATTATGATACGCGAACAAACTCCAGACTACACACTGCGGGGGAAGACGGGATGGTTAACAAGTACCAAACCAAACATTGGTTGGTTCGTAGGTTATTTAGAGCAAAATAAAAACGTCTACTTTTTCGCAACAACCCTTGATATGGATAAAGCAGAGGATGCACCCGCCCGCATCGAAATTACACGACGTAGCTTGAAAGATTTGGGCTTGCTGACTCAAATCAACTAA
- a CDS encoding thiamine phosphate synthase, with product MVEPYSQKEQIQQVVYRILDANLDRAREGLRIIEEWCRFGLNNAQLALECKRLRQEVAKWHTSELRAARDTPGDPGTELTHPQEEQRASIKSVLQANFCRIEEALRVLEEYSKLYHPTMAKACKQMRYQVYTLESSLMGHQRHQLLWRSHLYLVTSPHETLLNNVEAALKGGLTLLQYRDKTADDSLRLEQARKLRQLCHIYGALFIVNDRVDVALAVDADGVHLGQQDMPIAVARQLLGSQRLIGLSTTNKEEMQAAIAEGVDYIGVGPVYETPTKVGKAATGLEYVSYAAKNCSIPWFAIGGIDANNINDVIDAGAERVAVVRSLMQAEQPTLVTQYLLSQLNRIKPEF from the coding sequence ATGGTCGAGCCATACAGCCAAAAAGAGCAGATACAACAAGTTGTCTACCGCATTTTAGATGCCAATTTAGATCGCGCTCGTGAGGGCTTGCGAATTATTGAGGAATGGTGTCGCTTTGGGTTGAATAATGCCCAGCTGGCTCTTGAATGTAAGCGTTTGCGACAAGAGGTAGCCAAGTGGCATACTTCAGAATTGCGGGCGGCGCGAGATACACCAGGCGATCCTGGGACTGAGTTAACCCATCCTCAAGAAGAACAACGAGCTAGTATCAAATCGGTGTTACAAGCTAATTTTTGCCGGATAGAAGAAGCATTACGGGTGTTGGAAGAATACAGCAAGCTTTATCACCCAACTATGGCCAAAGCTTGTAAGCAGATGCGCTATCAGGTTTATACCCTAGAAAGTAGTTTAATGGGTCATCAGCGCCATCAATTGTTATGGCGATCGCATTTGTATCTTGTTACTTCCCCACATGAAACTTTGTTGAACAACGTCGAAGCTGCACTCAAAGGGGGCTTAACGCTTTTACAATACCGCGACAAAACCGCCGATGATTCTTTGCGTCTGGAACAAGCTAGAAAACTTCGCCAGTTATGCCATATCTACGGTGCTTTGTTCATTGTGAACGATCGCGTGGATGTAGCTTTAGCTGTCGATGCAGATGGGGTGCATCTAGGACAACAAGATATGCCCATTGCTGTTGCTCGGCAATTACTCGGTTCGCAACGTCTGATAGGTCTTTCTACCACAAATAAGGAAGAAATGCAAGCAGCAATTGCGGAAGGTGTAGATTATATTGGCGTGGGGCCAGTTTATGAAACTCCGACAAAAGTAGGTAAGGCAGCCACAGGTTTAGAATATGTCAGCTATGCTGCTAAAAACTGCTCAATTCCCTGGTTTGCCATTGGAGGAATAGATGCCAATAATATCAATGATGTGATCGATGCGGGAGCCGAACGTGTAGCGGTGGTGCGATCGCTCATGCAAGCCGAACAGCCCACCCTAGTGACTCAATATTTGCTCTCCCAACTCAATCGCATTAAACCAGAATTTTAA
- the thiS gene encoding sulfur carrier protein ThiS — MSNEITIQVNGETHSCLFQTFLPDLLQELGFNPRLVAVEYNGEILHRQFWAQTKVQPGDRLEVVTIVGGG; from the coding sequence ATGTCTAATGAGATTACCATTCAGGTAAATGGGGAAACCCATAGCTGTTTGTTTCAAACTTTTTTACCCGACTTGCTCCAAGAATTGGGTTTCAATCCCCGCTTGGTGGCTGTAGAATATAATGGCGAAATTTTACACCGCCAGTTTTGGGCGCAAACAAAAGTGCAACCAGGCGATCGCTTAGAAGTGGTAACTATTGTTGGCGGTGGTTAG